The following are encoded in a window of Roseofilum casamattae BLCC-M143 genomic DNA:
- the mreD gene encoding rod shape-determining protein MreD — MKKLLDRIPSLDPAINLGLTIGSVVFCTLIMFTRLPGMELLGIGANWPLIWVVVWSLKRNAWQGAIAGLCFGLIQDALTSPYPLLEDGAINASPTHILGLALVGFLTGRFQKDRYFQEDFISVALLTFGMTLVAETTIALQLTLIGDRDLSSIWLAHQQIALCSAILSSLWAPVIYVPLNLFWERFSANN, encoded by the coding sequence GTGAAGAAGTTACTCGATCGCATTCCGTCTTTAGACCCTGCCATTAATTTGGGTTTAACGATTGGTTCTGTTGTCTTTTGTACGTTGATTATGTTCACCCGACTGCCGGGTATGGAGTTGTTGGGGATTGGAGCCAACTGGCCGCTAATTTGGGTGGTGGTCTGGAGTCTCAAACGCAATGCTTGGCAAGGGGCGATCGCCGGTCTGTGTTTTGGCTTAATTCAAGATGCGCTCACCTCTCCTTATCCTCTACTCGAAGATGGCGCGATCAATGCCTCTCCTACCCATATATTGGGTTTGGCATTGGTGGGATTTTTAACCGGACGATTTCAAAAAGACCGCTATTTTCAAGAAGACTTTATTTCGGTGGCTCTGTTAACCTTTGGCATGACGCTGGTGGCCGAAACAACAATTGCTTTGCAGTTAACGTTAATTGGCGATCGCGATTTATCCAGTATTTGGCTGGCTCATCAGCAAATTGCCCTGTGCTCGGCAATTCTCAGTAGCCTTTGGGCCCCCGTAATTTATGTTCCTTTGAATTTATTCTGGGAACGATTTTCAGCTAATAATTAG
- a CDS encoding rod shape-determining protein, whose amino-acid sequence MGVFSRFSRDMGIDLGTANTLVYVSGKGIVLQEPSVVAIDTESKAPLAVGDDAKKMLGRTPGNVTTFRPLRDGVIADFDTAELMLKHFIERVHEGKQGLIPPRMVIGIPSGVTGVERRAVMEAASQAGARDVYLIDEPVAAAIGAGLPVAEPTGNMIIDIGGGTTEVAVLSLQGTVISESVRVAGDELNESIIQYMKKVHNLTIGERTAEDIKIQIGSAYPTPEIDEGAMDVRGLHLLSGLPRTVSIKAGEIRESMSEPLSMIIDAVKRTLERTPPELAADIIDRGIMLAGGGALLQGLETLVSHETGIVTHVAADPLSCVVLGTGRVLENFKQLERVFSARSRM is encoded by the coding sequence GTGGGCGTATTTAGTCGATTTTCAAGAGATATGGGTATCGATCTCGGTACTGCTAATACATTAGTTTATGTATCGGGGAAAGGCATCGTTTTGCAAGAACCATCAGTCGTAGCCATTGACACCGAAAGCAAAGCACCTTTGGCCGTTGGGGATGATGCGAAAAAAATGTTAGGTCGTACCCCCGGTAATGTCACCACATTTCGTCCCCTACGAGATGGAGTAATTGCCGATTTCGATACTGCCGAATTAATGCTGAAACACTTTATCGAACGGGTGCATGAAGGCAAACAAGGTTTAATTCCGCCTCGGATGGTGATTGGAATACCTTCTGGCGTAACGGGGGTCGAGCGTCGTGCGGTCATGGAGGCTGCCTCCCAAGCCGGAGCCAGGGATGTGTATTTGATCGATGAACCTGTCGCCGCTGCCATTGGAGCCGGATTACCCGTAGCCGAACCCACCGGTAACATGATTATCGATATCGGTGGCGGTACGACCGAAGTTGCCGTCCTCAGTTTGCAAGGGACGGTGATTAGCGAGTCGGTTCGCGTAGCCGGTGACGAACTAAATGAGTCGATTATTCAGTATATGAAAAAAGTGCATAACTTGACCATTGGGGAACGGACGGCTGAAGACATCAAAATTCAGATCGGCTCGGCTTATCCAACTCCGGAAATTGATGAAGGAGCCATGGACGTTCGCGGACTCCATCTCCTGTCAGGTTTGCCCAGAACCGTTAGTATTAAGGCAGGCGAAATTCGCGAGAGCATGTCCGAGCCACTATCAATGATTATTGATGCGGTCAAGCGCACTCTCGAGCGGACGCCTCCGGAACTCGCAGCCGATATTATTGACCGAGGAATTATGTTAGCTGGCGGGGGAGCATTGCTGCAAGGATTGGAGACTCTGGTGAGTCACGAAACCGGCATTGTTACTCACGTTGCTGCCGATCCTCTCAGTTGCGTGGTGTTAGGAACAGGTAGGGTGCTGGAAAACTTTAAGCAGTTAGAGCGGGTCTTTAGCGCGCGCTCGCGGATGTAA
- the dxr gene encoding 1-deoxy-D-xylulose-5-phosphate reductoisomerase, which yields MKAITILGSTGSIGTQTLDIVAEYPDQFRVVGLAAGSNVTLLAEQIAQFHPEIVAISNTDKLLELKSAIASVDPQPIILVGEAGVVEVAGYGDAESVVTGIVGCAGLLPTLAAIKAGKDIALANKETLIAGGPVVLPLVEEYGVKLLPADSEHSAIFQCLQGVPEGGLRKIILTASGGAFRDWPVEKLAEAKVTDALKHPNWSMGRKITIDSATLMNKGLEVIEAHYLFGMDYDNIEIVIHPQSIIHSLIEVQDTSVLAQLGWPDMRLPLLYALSWPERIYTDWERLDLVKAGSLTFRHPDHDKYPCMQLAYAVGRAGGCMPAVLNAANEQVVALFLEEKIGFLQIPELIEKVCDRYQSQNTTHPSLDDILASDRWARKMVLEVAQSIDSKQLSVPVS from the coding sequence GTGAAAGCGATTACTATTCTTGGTTCGACTGGTTCGATTGGTACGCAAACTCTTGATATTGTTGCCGAATATCCCGACCAATTTCGCGTTGTCGGACTAGCTGCTGGGAGTAATGTAACGTTATTAGCAGAACAAATTGCTCAATTTCACCCAGAAATTGTCGCCATTTCCAATACCGATAAGTTACTGGAGTTGAAGAGCGCGATCGCCTCAGTCGATCCGCAACCGATTATCTTAGTGGGAGAAGCTGGAGTGGTGGAAGTGGCTGGCTATGGGGATGCCGAAAGCGTAGTCACGGGTATTGTGGGATGTGCGGGACTGCTGCCAACCCTAGCGGCGATTAAAGCAGGAAAAGATATTGCGTTAGCGAATAAGGAAACGCTGATTGCTGGCGGCCCGGTGGTACTGCCCCTGGTGGAAGAATATGGGGTGAAATTGTTACCGGCTGATTCCGAACATTCCGCAATCTTTCAATGTTTGCAAGGAGTTCCGGAAGGGGGATTGCGTAAGATTATTCTGACAGCTTCGGGTGGCGCGTTTCGGGATTGGCCGGTAGAAAAGTTAGCGGAAGCGAAGGTCACCGACGCCCTGAAGCACCCGAATTGGTCCATGGGACGAAAGATTACTATTGACTCGGCAACTCTGATGAATAAAGGGTTGGAGGTCATTGAAGCCCATTATCTGTTTGGTATGGATTACGATAACATCGAGATTGTAATTCATCCGCAAAGTATCATTCATTCTTTAATTGAGGTACAAGATACCTCGGTCTTAGCTCAGTTGGGATGGCCGGATATGCGCTTGCCCCTGCTTTATGCTTTGTCTTGGCCGGAGCGAATTTATACCGATTGGGAACGATTGGATTTAGTCAAGGCAGGGAGTTTAACCTTTAGACATCCCGACCACGATAAGTATCCTTGTATGCAATTAGCCTATGCCGTCGGACGGGCTGGAGGCTGTATGCCTGCGGTTTTAAATGCGGCGAACGAGCAAGTTGTCGCGCTATTTCTAGAGGAGAAAATTGGCTTCTTGCAAATTCCCGAGCTGATAGAAAAAGTGTGCGATCGCTATCAATCCCAGAATACAACTCATCCGTCTCTCGATGATATTTTAGCGAGCGATCGCTGGGCACGGAAAATGGTCTTGGAAGTTGCTCAATCTATCGATAGCAAGCAGTTATCCGTGCCCGTATCGTAG
- the mreC gene encoding rod shape-determining protein MreC yields the protein MYIRQIRRWWERNWLQLVLMVLALGLAVYVRQTQGNLVFELYGRLLRPLHANPAQQEQLENARLLELESKVEELEQQNSRLKQLIDYQEQSKREGVIAPIVGRSADHWWKQITLGRGSRDGIEKDFIVTGTGGLVGRVIAVTENTSRVLLLSDPTSRVGATIRVGTDRSFMGILQGRGQNKAVMEFFDKVPDVQPGYKVFTSPYSPRFQSGLLVGVVESVDLKKNPAPEAIVRFSSPIGHLEWVMVSEGKPALDLELNELNEVNESDLDL from the coding sequence ATGTATATACGTCAAATTCGTCGATGGTGGGAACGGAATTGGTTACAGTTGGTGTTGATGGTTCTGGCCCTAGGTTTAGCAGTTTATGTTCGGCAAACCCAAGGAAACTTGGTCTTTGAATTATACGGCCGGCTGCTGCGACCCCTCCATGCCAATCCCGCTCAACAAGAGCAACTGGAAAATGCCCGGTTGTTAGAGTTAGAGTCCAAAGTAGAAGAACTCGAACAGCAAAATAGTCGCTTGAAACAGTTGATTGACTACCAAGAGCAATCCAAGCGCGAAGGGGTCATTGCTCCCATTGTCGGTCGCAGTGCCGATCATTGGTGGAAGCAGATTACTCTCGGAAGAGGCTCTCGCGATGGCATCGAGAAGGATTTTATCGTGACTGGAACTGGGGGATTAGTCGGTCGGGTGATTGCCGTGACTGAAAATACGAGTCGAGTGTTGCTCCTGAGCGATCCAACTAGTCGAGTTGGAGCAACGATTCGAGTCGGGACAGACCGCAGTTTTATGGGAATCTTGCAAGGTCGCGGGCAAAATAAAGCAGTGATGGAGTTTTTTGATAAAGTCCCTGATGTTCAACCCGGATATAAGGTGTTTACCTCTCCTTATTCTCCCCGCTTTCAATCGGGATTGTTAGTAGGAGTCGTTGAGTCAGTCGATTTGAAAAAAAATCCAGCTCCCGAAGCTATTGTGCGCTTTTCGTCCCCAATCGGTCATTTAGAATGGGTGATGGTGTCTGAAGGAAAACCGGCTTTGGATTTGGAATTAAATGAGTTGAATGAAGTGAATGAATCGGATTTAGACCTGTGA
- the rpmA gene encoding 50S ribosomal protein L27, which produces MAHKKGTGSTRNGRDSNAQRLGVKRYGGETVRAGNILVRQRGTTFHPGKNVGLGRDYTLFSLVDGVVTFERNGRSRKKVSVYPVEATS; this is translated from the coding sequence ATGGCACACAAGAAAGGAACTGGAAGCACGCGCAATGGTCGCGATTCAAACGCCCAGCGTTTGGGCGTAAAGCGCTATGGTGGAGAAACCGTTCGCGCAGGCAATATCCTCGTCCGTCAACGAGGAACCACATTCCATCCTGGGAAAAACGTGGGACTCGGTCGCGACTATACCCTATTTTCCCTAGTTGATGGGGTTGTTACCTTCGAGCGGAATGGACGTTCTCGCAAGAAAGTCAGCGTTTATCCGGTAGAAGCTACCTCATAA
- a CDS encoding sulfotransferase domain-containing protein — MLKRKLLAFSELLQDKLGVAKNKYKRERAAAEYIMISRPTAGRTWLRVMIGNVMKQLSGMDAALDDINAINLYYIHQLCPNLPSIKPVHELNIFEDEEFCKQKKVLLMTRDPRDHIISYWQKKHRAQSIKEQSTDFSWYLRNNPRFEQMIKLYEFWSNNKHLPKEFAIVRYEDLLVDTYSELERVCHFFGLKPTREMLEYSIELASFRNMKKMDNIGVSHKVRQGRSGFYKEVLPDEDLEFIEQQLSQRLDPSYGYSYFTQRDGTN, encoded by the coding sequence ATGCTCAAACGAAAATTATTAGCATTCTCAGAATTATTGCAGGATAAGTTAGGGGTTGCCAAAAATAAATATAAACGAGAGCGAGCTGCTGCTGAATACATTATGATATCGAGACCGACAGCAGGTCGAACTTGGTTAAGAGTAATGATCGGTAATGTCATGAAGCAACTCTCTGGTATGGATGCAGCTTTAGATGATATTAACGCGATTAATCTATATTACATACATCAACTCTGCCCCAATTTACCATCAATTAAGCCAGTTCACGAACTCAATATTTTTGAAGATGAGGAATTTTGCAAGCAAAAAAAAGTGTTGCTGATGACTAGAGATCCTAGGGATCACATTATTTCCTATTGGCAAAAAAAACATCGCGCTCAATCTATAAAAGAGCAATCTACCGACTTTTCTTGGTACCTCCGGAATAATCCTAGATTTGAGCAAATGATTAAGCTGTATGAATTTTGGAGCAACAACAAACATCTACCTAAAGAGTTTGCGATCGTTCGCTACGAGGATCTTTTAGTTGATACTTATTCGGAACTCGAACGAGTCTGCCATTTCTTTGGGTTAAAACCCACTCGGGAAATGCTCGAGTATTCGATAGAACTGGCCTCATTCCGCAATATGAAAAAAATGGATAATATCGGCGTCTCTCATAAAGTCAGACAAGGTAGGTCTGGGTTTTATAAAGAAGTGCTACCGGATGAAGACTTAGAATTTATCGAACAGCAACTCTCCCAGAGATTAGATCCATCGTATGGTTATAGTTATTTTACCCAACGCGATGGAACAAACTAA
- a CDS encoding ABC1 kinase family protein: MKHHPLEQLRRYSPEAIASYYRFRIWQSLYRIVTLVGAFLGFIVSLQWDRVTQQVETNQPKRAIQLREMLTRLGPTYIKVGQALSTRPDLIRQDFLEELTKLQDRLPPFPNAIAFEIVEAQLGRSLSDVYEEVSPNPVAAASLGQVYRGRLKSGEDVAIKVQRPNLIPTITLDLYLMRWSAGWVARLLPLNLGHDLTLIVDEFGTKLFEEIDYVNEAKNAEKFAHNFRYSPQVKVPQIYRDYSAKKVLTLEWISGYKLTCTDEVKQAGLDPDAIVRIGVTTGLQQLLEFGFFHADPHPGNLFALHGPAEIGAQMGYIDFGMMDQLDQMTKETLVGAVVHLINKDYTELASDFVKLGFLTPETNIEPIIPALEEVFGNIIGEKVRDFNFKTITDKFSAVMYEYPFRIPAKFALIIRSLVTQEGLALSINPEFKIVEIAYPYVAQRLLTGETPSLRRRLLEVLIKDGKFRWDRLENMLAIARSDRQFDLMPTAQLGLQYLMSEEGSYLRRQIVLALTENDRLHTEEVQRLWDLIQDDIHPDRLWDAAWSAIADFSRERAASLLPAVATFNQ; the protein is encoded by the coding sequence GTGAAGCACCATCCACTCGAACAGCTCAGGAGATACAGCCCCGAAGCGATCGCCAGCTACTATCGATTTCGTATCTGGCAAAGTCTCTACCGTATCGTCACTTTGGTCGGAGCTTTTTTAGGATTTATCGTCTCCCTTCAGTGGGATCGAGTCACTCAGCAGGTGGAAACCAATCAACCCAAACGAGCCATCCAACTGCGAGAAATGCTAACTCGTTTAGGTCCGACCTACATCAAAGTAGGGCAAGCTCTATCGACGCGGCCGGATTTAATTCGCCAAGACTTTCTGGAAGAACTGACCAAACTGCAAGACCGCCTGCCGCCCTTTCCGAATGCGATCGCCTTTGAGATCGTTGAAGCTCAGCTCGGACGCTCCCTATCGGACGTTTATGAAGAGGTTTCACCCAACCCAGTTGCTGCCGCGAGTTTAGGGCAAGTCTACCGAGGACGGTTAAAGAGTGGGGAAGATGTGGCAATTAAAGTGCAGCGACCCAACCTGATTCCCACCATCACCTTAGACTTGTATTTAATGCGGTGGAGCGCCGGTTGGGTGGCTCGGTTACTGCCGCTCAATCTCGGTCACGATCTCACGTTGATTGTGGATGAGTTTGGGACAAAACTGTTTGAAGAAATTGACTATGTGAATGAGGCAAAGAACGCGGAAAAATTTGCCCACAACTTCCGCTATAGTCCGCAAGTAAAAGTGCCGCAAATCTATCGAGATTATAGTGCCAAAAAAGTTCTGACTCTGGAGTGGATTAGTGGCTATAAGCTGACCTGCACCGATGAGGTAAAACAGGCCGGACTCGACCCCGATGCGATCGTTCGGATTGGCGTCACCACCGGTTTGCAACAACTTCTGGAATTTGGTTTTTTCCATGCCGATCCTCACCCCGGTAATTTGTTTGCCCTACACGGCCCGGCTGAGATTGGCGCGCAAATGGGCTACATTGACTTTGGCATGATGGATCAGTTGGATCAAATGACGAAGGAAACTCTGGTGGGTGCTGTGGTTCATTTGATTAATAAAGACTATACCGAACTCGCTTCTGATTTTGTCAAATTGGGATTTCTGACTCCCGAGACCAATATCGAACCGATTATTCCGGCGTTGGAAGAGGTCTTTGGCAATATTATTGGCGAGAAAGTTCGCGACTTTAATTTTAAAACAATTACGGATAAGTTTTCGGCGGTGATGTACGAATATCCGTTCCGCATCCCGGCTAAATTTGCCTTGATTATCCGTTCGTTGGTGACTCAAGAAGGATTGGCTCTGAGCATTAATCCCGAGTTCAAAATTGTGGAAATTGCCTATCCTTACGTGGCGCAGCGATTGCTCACCGGAGAGACTCCGAGCTTGCGCCGCCGGTTATTGGAAGTATTGATTAAAGACGGAAAATTCCGCTGGGATCGACTGGAAAATATGCTGGCGATCGCCCGTTCCGATCGCCAGTTCGATCTGATGCCAACAGCTCAGTTAGGATTGCAATATCTCATGTCGGAAGAAGGCAGCTACCTGCGCCGCCAAATCGTACTCGCACTCACTGAAAATGACCGACTGCATACCGAAGAAGTGCAACGTCTGTGGGATTTAATCCAGGACGATATCCATCCCGATCGGTTGTGGGATGCGGCTTGGAGCGCGATCGCGGACTTCTCCAGAGAGCGAGCGGCTTCCTTGCTCCCCGCTGTTGCCACTTTTAACCAATAA
- a CDS encoding single-stranded DNA-binding protein, whose translation MDLNVVHLIGRVGIDPDVKYFESGAVLCRLTLAVKRISRRSDQPDWFNLELWGKTAEIAANYVRKGKQIGVIGRLDIDRWQDRNTQAERSSPRIKVDRLELLGSKHDEPPEGFQGEF comes from the coding sequence ATGGATCTCAATGTCGTACATTTAATCGGCCGCGTCGGAATCGATCCCGATGTCAAGTATTTTGAGTCAGGAGCTGTATTATGCCGGCTGACTTTAGCCGTGAAGCGCATCTCGCGCCGTAGCGACCAACCAGATTGGTTTAATCTAGAACTTTGGGGGAAAACAGCGGAGATTGCCGCAAACTATGTCCGCAAGGGCAAACAAATTGGTGTTATCGGTCGCTTAGATATCGATCGTTGGCAAGATCGCAATACCCAAGCGGAGCGATCGTCTCCTCGTATTAAGGTCGATCGCCTCGAGCTTCTCGGTTCTAAACATGATGAGCCACCGGAGGGATTCCAGGGCGAATTCTAG
- a CDS encoding glutamine synthetase family protein has translation MDRDIEASLKHAGVEFIRILWCDNSNTIRSKAIHVGMLSHYQERGVSISMAQSAVSALGDSPAPGSGLGPVGEVQLIPEWSTLMSLPYAPSHARVMGNMIHKGEPWPLCPRRFLRDMDADAKLEGLEIIAAFENEFYLLERGTSGELLPTDESPYGSTYAMDRQQVIIDDIAIALNNQGLLVEQYYPESGPGQHEISILYTKALPAADQQIVFRETVKAIAFQHNLIASFLPKIFPNAAGNGAHLHLSLWQNGENLLPDADGILGLSDRGRWFIGGILYHLPALMAVTNPIPNSYRRLQPHCWSGAFRCWGLDNKEAPIRVISGSEGDGSSHFEFKTIDPAANPYIALGAVIAAGLHGVRNEIEPPAPVKCDPGRLSDTERQERGIDRLPQTLGEAISALREDEVLLNAFGPELSKVFLAVRQVEWEGMQDWDLPTEVERLLERY, from the coding sequence ATGGATCGCGATATTGAAGCATCTCTGAAACACGCTGGAGTCGAGTTTATCCGAATTCTCTGGTGCGACAATAGCAATACGATCCGCAGCAAAGCAATTCATGTAGGCATGTTATCCCATTACCAAGAGCGAGGAGTCAGTATTTCTATGGCTCAAAGCGCCGTTTCCGCACTCGGCGATAGTCCCGCTCCCGGTAGCGGTTTGGGGCCGGTGGGAGAAGTACAGCTTATTCCAGAGTGGTCTACGCTCATGTCTTTGCCCTATGCTCCCAGCCACGCGCGAGTCATGGGGAATATGATACATAAAGGCGAACCTTGGCCCTTGTGTCCGCGTCGATTTCTGCGAGATATGGATGCTGATGCCAAACTGGAAGGGTTAGAAATTATTGCAGCATTTGAAAACGAGTTTTACCTACTCGAGCGCGGTACTTCGGGAGAACTGCTGCCAACCGATGAATCTCCCTATGGATCGACCTATGCCATGGATCGCCAGCAAGTCATTATTGACGATATTGCGATCGCCCTCAACAACCAAGGATTACTCGTCGAACAATATTATCCCGAATCCGGTCCCGGACAGCACGAGATCTCCATTCTCTACACCAAAGCTCTACCCGCTGCCGATCAACAAATCGTCTTCCGCGAAACCGTGAAGGCGATCGCCTTTCAGCATAATCTGATTGCCTCCTTTCTGCCAAAAATCTTTCCCAATGCCGCAGGAAATGGCGCGCATTTGCATCTGAGCTTGTGGCAGAATGGAGAAAATTTACTGCCCGATGCCGATGGAATATTAGGACTGTCCGATCGCGGCCGTTGGTTTATCGGCGGTATCCTCTACCATCTCCCCGCTTTGATGGCCGTGACAAACCCCATTCCCAACTCTTACCGGCGCTTGCAACCTCACTGTTGGAGTGGCGCATTTCGCTGTTGGGGGTTAGACAACAAAGAAGCTCCAATTCGGGTCATTAGCGGCTCCGAAGGCGACGGTTCCAGTCATTTTGAGTTTAAAACCATTGACCCGGCGGCAAACCCCTATATCGCTCTCGGAGCCGTTATTGCGGCGGGGTTGCATGGGGTGCGCAATGAAATTGAACCTCCCGCTCCAGTAAAATGCGATCCGGGGAGGTTATCGGATACGGAGAGACAAGAGCGCGGTATCGATCGCCTCCCGCAAACCTTAGGAGAGGCAATTTCGGCGTTGCGCGAAGATGAAGTATTACTCAATGCTTTCGGACCGGAATTATCAAAGGTTTTTTTAGCCGTTCGTCAAGTCGAGTGGGAAGGGATGCAAGATTGGGATTTGCCCACTGAGGTGGAACGTTTACTCGAGCGCTATTAA
- a CDS encoding SIMPL domain-containing protein, whose product MSRDRSPQTPSTLTRRWRQLSMLPLALAAIGLAVPIVSIQPTEPVSAAEHQQVLQTLTVTGQGIERISTTLTSVRLGVEVQGKTAGDVQAKVARQSSAVVTLLQQNNVEKLQTTGIRLTPNYTYNDRVQRLVGYTGTNTVSFRLPTSQVGSLIDRAVQAGATRIDGISFTATDEAIEQAKQAALRQATANAQKQAQTVLDSLNLTSRAIVSIQIGHASAPPPFVARQAAPEVSDIAISTPVIGGEQEVRASVTLQIRY is encoded by the coding sequence ATGAGTCGCGATCGCTCTCCTCAAACTCCTTCCACTCTAACCCGGCGTTGGCGCCAGCTCTCCATGCTGCCGTTGGCTTTAGCTGCCATCGGACTGGCCGTACCCATTGTCAGCATTCAGCCGACTGAACCCGTAAGTGCCGCCGAGCACCAACAAGTCCTACAAACCCTAACGGTTACCGGACAGGGAATCGAACGGATTTCCACCACTTTAACCTCGGTGCGCTTGGGCGTGGAAGTGCAAGGAAAAACGGCTGGGGACGTACAAGCGAAGGTTGCCCGTCAGTCTTCAGCCGTAGTAACTCTGCTGCAACAAAATAACGTAGAGAAACTGCAAACCACCGGAATTCGCTTAACCCCCAACTATACCTACAACGATCGCGTGCAACGCCTCGTCGGGTATACCGGAACCAACACCGTCAGTTTCCGCCTTCCCACGTCTCAAGTCGGTAGTTTAATCGATCGCGCCGTGCAAGCCGGAGCCACCCGCATTGACGGAATTAGCTTCACTGCCACCGATGAGGCGATCGAGCAAGCTAAACAAGCAGCCTTGCGCCAAGCCACGGCAAACGCCCAAAAGCAAGCGCAGACGGTTCTAGACTCGCTCAATCTCACCTCCCGCGCGATCGTCAGTATCCAAATCGGTCATGCTAGCGCTCCACCACCATTTGTGGCGCGCCAGGCTGCTCCAGAAGTAAGTGATATTGCGATCTCTACTCCTGTTATTGGCGGCGAACAAGAAGTCCGCGCCTCCGTGACCTTGCAAATCCGATATTAG
- the rplU gene encoding 50S ribosomal protein L21 yields MSYAIIETGGKQLRVEPGRFYDIELLAVEPEQTVSIDRVLYIQHGDDMHVGQPTVAGATVEGTILRHFRDRKVLVYKMKPKKKTRKKRGHRQERTRLMINSINVNGEVLASTPETAEA; encoded by the coding sequence ATGAGTTACGCAATTATTGAAACCGGCGGCAAGCAATTACGGGTAGAACCCGGCCGCTTTTATGATATCGAGCTGTTGGCAGTGGAGCCGGAACAGACGGTTTCAATCGATCGGGTGTTGTATATTCAGCACGGTGACGATATGCATGTCGGTCAGCCGACGGTTGCTGGAGCAACGGTAGAAGGTACGATATTGCGGCACTTTCGCGATCGCAAAGTGCTCGTCTACAAAATGAAGCCGAAAAAGAAAACCCGCAAAAAACGCGGACACCGACAAGAACGAACTCGTTTAATGATTAATTCCATTAACGTGAATGGAGAAGTGTTAGCCTCAACTCCAGAGACTGCTGAAGCTTAG
- the rfbB gene encoding dTDP-glucose 4,6-dehydratase — translation MAVNIMDNRSPRRILVTGGAGFIGSNFVQYWCDRYPGDRMVVLDALTYAGNLANLDAVKESPQFRFVRGDIGDRQLIDTLLQEEAIDTIAHFAAESHVDRSILGPGAFVQTNVVGTFTLLEAFRHHYANLSEGGLFLHVSTDEVYGSLGPNDPAFHETTPYAPNSPYSASKAGSDHLVRAYFHTYNLPTIITNCSNNYGPYQFPEKLIPLMSINALMGKPLPVYGDGQNIRDWLYVIDHCSALDTVIHRGQPGETYNIGGNNEVKNIDLVTILCTLMDELAPQLPVSPCTELITYVKDRAGHDRRYAIDSTKIQTELGWRPSVTVEEGLRQTVQWYLDHQSWWQPLLSEEYQAYYHQVYQSAI, via the coding sequence ATGGCAGTCAATATTATGGATAATCGTTCTCCTCGCCGCATTCTCGTTACTGGTGGTGCGGGCTTTATTGGCTCGAATTTCGTTCAATATTGGTGCGATCGCTATCCGGGCGATCGCATGGTAGTCTTAGATGCACTGACCTATGCCGGAAATCTAGCCAATCTCGATGCGGTGAAAGAGAGTCCGCAGTTTCGCTTCGTTCGGGGAGATATCGGCGATCGCCAATTAATCGATACATTACTACAGGAAGAGGCGATCGATACCATTGCGCATTTTGCCGCTGAATCTCATGTAGACCGCTCCATTCTCGGACCGGGTGCCTTCGTGCAAACTAATGTGGTCGGAACCTTTACCCTACTCGAAGCCTTTCGCCACCACTACGCCAATCTCTCGGAAGGCGGTTTATTTTTGCACGTGTCTACCGATGAGGTTTATGGTTCCCTAGGCCCCAACGATCCGGCGTTCCACGAAACCACGCCTTACGCTCCGAACAGCCCCTATTCTGCCTCCAAAGCCGGGAGCGATCACCTGGTTCGCGCCTATTTCCATACCTACAATCTCCCCACCATTATTACCAATTGTTCCAATAACTACGGCCCTTATCAATTCCCCGAAAAGCTCATTCCCCTCATGTCAATTAATGCCTTAATGGGCAAACCCTTACCGGTGTATGGCGACGGGCAAAATATCCGCGATTGGTTGTATGTCATCGATCATTGCAGCGCGTTAGATACGGTCATTCATCGCGGACAACCGGGCGAGACTTACAATATTGGCGGCAATAATGAAGTAAAAAATATTGACTTAGTAACCATTTTATGTACTCTGATGGACGAACTAGCACCACAACTGCCTGTCAGTCCCTGTACCGAACTAATTACCTACGTGAAAGATAGAGCGGGACACGATCGCCGTTATGCGATCGACTCTACTAAAATTCAAACTGAATTGGGTTGGCGACCTTCGGTAACGGTTGAGGAAGGATTGCGCCAAACCGTACAATGGTATTTAGACCATCAATCTTGGTGGCAACCCCTGCTTTCGGAAGAATACCAAGCCTATTACCATCAGGTCTATCAAAGTGCGATCTAG